A region from the Oceanidesulfovibrio marinus genome encodes:
- the modB gene encoding molybdate ABC transporter permease subunit — MDFSWFKVGPEFLQPLLLTLKVAGLATAAATVIGVAMAYVLTRWRFALRDFVDAVCTLPLVMPPTVLGYYLLVIIGRRGFLGKWLQEVFGITLMFTWQGAVIAATVVAFPLVFKSARAALEGVGKQYEDAARTLGLGEAAVFLRVSLPLAFRGVVAGTMLAFARALGEFGATLMVAGNLPGRTQTLSLAVYSAVQAGDDALANSLVLIISCVCVFILVTTSRLLQPKF; from the coding sequence ATGGATTTCTCATGGTTTAAAGTCGGACCGGAGTTCCTCCAGCCACTGCTGCTCACGCTCAAGGTGGCCGGCCTGGCCACAGCCGCGGCCACGGTGATCGGCGTGGCCATGGCCTACGTGCTCACTCGCTGGCGATTTGCCCTGCGCGACTTCGTGGACGCCGTGTGCACGTTGCCGCTGGTCATGCCGCCCACGGTGCTCGGCTACTACCTTCTGGTGATCATCGGCCGGCGGGGCTTTCTGGGCAAATGGCTCCAGGAGGTCTTCGGCATCACCCTCATGTTCACCTGGCAGGGAGCGGTGATCGCCGCCACGGTGGTGGCCTTCCCGCTGGTGTTCAAGTCTGCGCGCGCCGCTCTGGAGGGCGTGGGCAAGCAGTACGAGGACGCGGCCCGGACCCTGGGCCTGGGCGAAGCCGCCGTGTTTTTGCGGGTGTCGCTGCCGTTGGCCTTCCGCGGCGTTGTAGCCGGCACCATGCTCGCTTTTGCCAGGGCTCTGGGCGAGTTCGGCGCCACCCTCATGGTGGCGGGCAACCTGCCCGGCCGGACCCAGACCCTGTCCCTTGCCGTGTACTCCGCCGTGCAGGCCGGGGACGACGCCCTGGCCAACTCGCTGGTGCTCATCATCAGCTGTGTCTGCGTGTTCATTCTCGTGACAACAAGCCGTCTGCTGCAACCGAAATTCTAG
- a CDS encoding TOBE domain-containing protein, with protein sequence MQAQMQTLDTLSHTELIELRNRINNALSEYGDSIQRDPPLERQACRLFTVAEGVPWLDRHQMEKLTQAFEAWVEASRDSRARRSRERVFIVYLLLRYTGAKPGEILALDEREHFDFLHNTVTIAEDGKTREVPLPVEVIGRIREYCAKYGLSGEHEHTSGEKLFELDQGFLRRKFHDQEKRSGLPKELLSPRVLRNSRAIELLQGGMPMRAVQALLGHGKADITASYVKLADDDLRNIIHHHCIKEFGMGTSARNTFHGDVIKVAANEVMCEVTLKTDSGYEVVAIITNPSREKLGLVEGSRATALVKASWVILEKSEAPSPTSARNAFPGTITGVKSDDVVAEVTGTLDDGTPVCALVTAGSFDKLGIGQGDKFVFMFKAMSVIVS encoded by the coding sequence ATGCAAGCCCAAATGCAAACCCTGGATACTCTTTCTCACACTGAACTCATAGAGCTACGGAACCGGATCAACAACGCGCTTTCGGAATACGGCGACTCCATTCAGCGAGATCCGCCCCTGGAGCGGCAGGCTTGCCGACTCTTTACCGTGGCTGAGGGCGTGCCGTGGCTGGACCGGCACCAGATGGAGAAGCTGACGCAGGCCTTCGAGGCCTGGGTGGAGGCGTCGCGGGACTCCCGTGCGCGGCGCTCCCGCGAACGCGTCTTCATCGTCTACCTGCTGCTGCGCTACACAGGGGCCAAGCCGGGCGAGATCCTGGCCCTGGACGAGCGCGAGCACTTCGATTTTCTGCACAACACCGTCACCATAGCCGAAGACGGCAAGACGCGTGAGGTGCCGCTGCCCGTGGAGGTCATTGGCCGCATCCGGGAGTACTGCGCCAAGTACGGCCTGTCCGGCGAGCATGAGCACACATCGGGAGAGAAGCTTTTCGAGCTCGACCAGGGCTTTCTGCGGCGCAAGTTCCACGATCAGGAAAAGCGGAGCGGTCTGCCCAAGGAGCTTTTGAGCCCCCGCGTGCTGCGCAACTCCCGCGCCATCGAGCTGCTGCAGGGCGGCATGCCCATGCGCGCCGTCCAGGCGCTGCTGGGCCATGGCAAGGCCGACATCACCGCCTCCTACGTGAAGCTGGCCGACGACGACCTGCGGAACATCATCCATCACCACTGCATCAAGGAGTTCGGCATGGGGACGAGCGCCAGAAATACATTCCACGGCGACGTGATCAAGGTCGCCGCCAACGAGGTCATGTGCGAGGTCACGCTGAAGACCGACTCGGGCTACGAGGTGGTCGCCATCATCACCAACCCGAGCCGGGAGAAGCTCGGCCTGGTGGAAGGCTCCCGCGCCACCGCGCTGGTCAAGGCCAGCTGGGTGATTCTGGAGAAGAGCGAGGCCCCCTCGCCCACCAGCGCCCGCAATGCCTTCCCCGGCACCATCACGGGCGTGAAGAGCGACGACGTGGTGGCCGAGGTGACCGGCACGCTGGATGACGGCACGCCGGTCTGCGCCCTTGTCACCGCAGGCAGCTTCGACAAGCTGGGCATTGGTCAGGGCGACAAGTTCGTTTTCATGTTCAAGGCCATGTCCGTCATCGTGAGCTGA
- a CDS encoding alpha/beta fold hydrolase, producing MADFLLIHGAFQGGWVWSETAAALRELGHGVHSPTLSGCGHLHHSMRRGLDLNTYIQDMANYILFEGLSQVTIVASSFAGMICGALAMRTPHLVRRAVYLDALIPESNRSFVETAGESFHHMLEAHRLKGGRIQPWPLQVFGVDADKADWFRPRLCDFPEAAFRTPFPGEFDPLSVDSVYIACQRTPSPFIRAMASKAERYGWPVLPLDSGHCPMASCPRRLASLLGATARMESPEPAGLAA from the coding sequence ATGGCTGACTTCCTCCTCATACACGGCGCCTTCCAGGGCGGCTGGGTCTGGTCGGAGACGGCCGCGGCCCTGCGCGAGCTCGGCCATGGCGTGCACAGCCCCACTCTCTCCGGCTGCGGCCATCTGCACCACAGCATGCGGCGCGGCCTGGATCTGAACACCTACATCCAGGACATGGCCAACTACATCCTGTTCGAGGGGCTCTCGCAAGTGACCATCGTGGCCAGCAGCTTTGCCGGCATGATCTGCGGCGCGCTGGCCATGCGGACCCCGCACCTGGTGCGCCGGGCCGTGTATCTCGATGCGCTCATCCCGGAGTCCAACCGCTCCTTTGTGGAGACCGCCGGCGAGAGCTTCCACCACATGTTGGAGGCGCACCGGCTCAAGGGCGGCCGCATCCAGCCGTGGCCTCTGCAGGTGTTCGGGGTGGACGCGGACAAGGCCGACTGGTTCCGGCCCCGGCTGTGCGATTTTCCCGAGGCCGCCTTCCGCACGCCGTTCCCCGGCGAGTTCGACCCCTTGTCTGTGGATTCGGTGTACATCGCCTGCCAGCGCACACCCAGCCCGTTCATCCGGGCCATGGCAAGCAAAGCGGAGCGCTACGGCTGGCCCGTGCTGCCCCTGGACTCCGGCCATTGCCCCATGGCTTCGTGCCCGCGCAGGCTGGCCTCGCTGCTGGGTGCAACCGCACGCATGGAGTCGCCAGAACCGGCTGGCCTGGCAGCATAA
- the tsaA gene encoding tRNA (N6-threonylcarbamoyladenosine(37)-N6)-methyltransferase TrmO: MTISYRPIGYFRTPHTDIAGMPIQPTGASGVHGCVEVLPEFRGGLLDLEGFSHVIMLYHLHEIRGHDLVVTPFLDTDSHGIFATRSPKRPNPIGFSVMRLNGVHGGTVLLENVDVLDGTPVIDIKPYVPHFDIWQADRIGWFEGKSNNATHHRSDARFAADAEATVED, from the coding sequence ATGACCATCTCGTACCGCCCCATCGGCTACTTCAGGACGCCGCACACGGACATCGCCGGCATGCCCATCCAGCCCACCGGCGCCTCCGGCGTCCACGGCTGCGTCGAAGTACTGCCCGAGTTCCGCGGCGGCCTGCTGGATCTCGAAGGGTTCTCCCACGTCATCATGCTCTACCACTTGCATGAAATCCGCGGGCACGACCTCGTGGTCACTCCCTTCCTGGATACCGACTCCCACGGCATCTTCGCCACGCGTTCGCCCAAGCGGCCCAACCCCATCGGCTTCTCCGTGATGCGCCTCAACGGCGTGCACGGCGGCACCGTGCTGCTGGAGAACGTGGACGTGCTCGACGGAACGCCCGTCATCGATATCAAGCCGTACGTCCCGCACTTCGACATCTGGCAGGCAGACCGCATCGGCTGGTTCGAAGGCAAGTCGAACAACGCCACGCACCACCGCAGCGACGCTCGCTTCGCCGCCGATGCGGAAGCCACTGTGGAAGACTGA
- a CDS encoding alpha/beta fold hydrolase: MNTFILLHDAFQGGWAWQSIARSLRSLGCLVYTPTFSGCGERSHIPVTDSPIHTYLADIENLVSYEAVTDAVLVCSGFAGMLGPVLATRLQPAVRRLVFLDAAVPQPGKSYLDIAPEPIASLLRSNSRDGVAAPFMAGLPRTLEQEHGSRRKLCDFPLQAFTESYTGPEPDAWPESVFLHCGGDWDPFARTMLGRAERLGLDVVEIDMRGVPVMARSQDIARELKALAPKIPDRQRGACGNVPMPEEMRLLYCPRHRKRAAMNTAAQGLGGAHC; encoded by the coding sequence ATGAACACCTTCATCCTGCTGCACGACGCCTTCCAGGGCGGATGGGCTTGGCAGAGCATTGCACGCTCTCTGCGCAGCCTGGGCTGTCTGGTCTACACCCCCACGTTCTCCGGCTGCGGCGAGCGCAGCCACATCCCCGTTACGGACAGCCCCATCCACACCTACCTGGCGGACATCGAGAACCTGGTCAGCTACGAGGCCGTGACCGATGCCGTGCTGGTGTGCAGCGGCTTTGCCGGCATGCTCGGTCCGGTGCTGGCCACGCGGCTGCAGCCGGCCGTCCGCCGCCTCGTATTTCTGGACGCCGCCGTACCGCAGCCGGGCAAGAGCTATCTGGACATTGCGCCGGAACCGATCGCCAGCCTGCTGCGGAGCAACTCCCGCGACGGTGTGGCCGCGCCCTTCATGGCGGGCCTGCCCAGAACGCTGGAGCAGGAGCACGGCTCCCGGCGCAAGCTCTGCGACTTTCCGCTGCAGGCGTTTACGGAATCGTACACTGGCCCGGAGCCGGACGCCTGGCCCGAGAGCGTCTTCCTCCACTGCGGCGGGGACTGGGATCCCTTTGCCAGGACCATGCTCGGCAGGGCGGAACGCCTGGGCCTGGATGTGGTGGAAATCGACATGCGCGGCGTGCCGGTGATGGCGCGCTCCCAGGACATCGCCCGAGAGCTCAAGGCCCTTGCCCCAAAAATACCCGACCGCCAGCGCGGCGCCTGCGGCAACGTGCCCATGCCCGAGGAGATGCGCCTGCTCTACTGCCCGCGCCACCGCAAACGCGCGGCCATGAACACAGCGGCGCAGGGCCTCGGCGGCGCGCACTGCTGA
- a CDS encoding ABC transporter ATP-binding protein, with the protein MQFELDITKHMRSGGDEFVLRSHFTTTDRALVLFGPSGSGKTLTLKAVAGLLTPDEGYIRVNGDVLYDSSAGVNTPTRRRRVGYVFQDYALFPHHTVRENVAFGLKPFFGKVNREEARSVDELIELFGLSRVAHLKPGFISGGQQQRTALARTLATKPRILLLDEPFSALDQPLRLRMRTELAKILENFDIPMIMVTHDSDEVESFAEAVVVYRDGNVVGIHSAEAVAQSGRSLGETIREEVALAYQTQ; encoded by the coding sequence ATGCAATTCGAGCTTGATATCACCAAGCATATGCGGAGCGGAGGCGACGAGTTCGTCCTCCGCTCGCATTTTACCACCACGGACCGCGCCCTGGTGCTGTTCGGGCCGTCCGGCTCCGGCAAGACGCTGACGCTGAAGGCCGTGGCCGGTCTGCTCACGCCGGACGAGGGCTATATCCGAGTCAACGGGGATGTCCTCTACGACTCCTCGGCAGGGGTGAACACGCCCACGCGCCGGCGCCGGGTGGGGTATGTGTTTCAGGATTACGCCCTTTTCCCGCATCACACGGTGCGGGAGAACGTGGCCTTCGGGCTGAAGCCCTTTTTCGGCAAGGTGAACCGCGAGGAGGCCCGCAGCGTGGATGAGCTGATCGAGCTCTTCGGGCTGAGCCGGGTGGCGCATCTCAAGCCGGGCTTCATCTCGGGCGGGCAGCAGCAACGCACGGCCCTGGCGCGCACTTTGGCCACCAAGCCGCGCATCCTGCTGCTGGACGAGCCATTCAGCGCCTTGGACCAGCCATTGCGCCTGCGCATGCGCACGGAGCTGGCCAAAATTCTGGAGAACTTCGACATCCCCATGATCATGGTCACCCACGACTCGGACGAGGTCGAATCATTCGCCGAGGCCGTGGTGGTCTATCGCGACGGCAACGTGGTGGGCATCCACTCGGCCGAGGCTGTGGCGCAGTCCGGCAGGAGCCTGGGCGAG
- the modA gene encoding molybdate ABC transporter substrate-binding protein yields the protein MKRVLNSLILSCACMVLVLAPLSAHAEELIVSAAASLTDAFTDIEPGFEKANPGVDVVMNFAASGALYRQIEQGAPADVFASANPKWMQKAVDNGFVDKANVVTFAQNALVLAVPADNPAGVKSLDDLKGDAVKSIGIGTPETVPAGQYAKSALTAQKLYTTLEPKMIFGESVRQVLDYLSRGEVDCGFVYKTDAVKAGDAVAIVAEIPLEKPVSYPIAVLKNSTNSKMAQAFVDYVQSEEGMTLLEARGFKRP from the coding sequence ATGAAACGTGTACTCAATTCCCTGATCCTGTCGTGCGCTTGTATGGTGCTCGTCCTCGCGCCTCTTTCCGCCCACGCCGAAGAGCTCATCGTCTCGGCCGCGGCCAGCCTGACCGACGCCTTCACCGACATCGAGCCGGGATTCGAGAAGGCCAACCCCGGTGTGGACGTGGTCATGAACTTCGCTGCTTCCGGCGCGCTGTACCGCCAGATCGAGCAGGGCGCCCCGGCCGACGTCTTTGCCTCGGCCAACCCGAAGTGGATGCAGAAGGCAGTGGACAATGGCTTTGTGGACAAGGCCAACGTGGTGACCTTTGCCCAGAACGCCCTGGTGCTTGCCGTGCCGGCCGACAACCCGGCTGGTGTGAAATCCCTGGACGACCTGAAGGGCGACGCCGTGAAGAGCATAGGCATCGGCACGCCTGAGACCGTTCCCGCCGGCCAGTACGCCAAGAGCGCCCTTACCGCGCAGAAGCTGTACACCACCCTGGAGCCCAAGATGATCTTCGGCGAGTCCGTGCGCCAGGTGCTGGACTACCTCTCCCGCGGCGAGGTGGACTGCGGTTTCGTGTACAAGACCGACGCCGTGAAGGCCGGCGACGCCGTGGCCATCGTGGCTGAGATTCCGCTGGAAAAGCCCGTCTCCTACCCCATCGCCGTGCTCAAGAACAGCACCAACTCCAAGATGGCCCAGGCCTTTGTGGACTACGTGCAGAGCGAAGAGGGCATGACCCTGCTGGAAGCCCGGGGCTTCAAGCGGCCGTAA